The following proteins come from a genomic window of Mycobacterium sp. DL:
- a CDS encoding nucleotide sugar dehydrogenase gives MRVVVVGQGYVGLPLSVRAAQVGHQVVAYDIDEIRIKRLLTGESYIEDISDEDLNAILAAGTFLPSSEARACAAFDVAVIAVPTPLRDGAPDLCYIEQSAHTLARYLRPGATVIVESTTYPGTTQELVGPILEDGSGLFVGTDFHLGYSPERIDPGNTTWTLVNTPKIVSGVDEASLAAVREFYETIVEQTIPVVSPREAELAKLLENTFRHVNIALVNEIAIFAHELGIDVWDAIDAASTKPFGFMRFTPGPGVGGHCLPIDPSYLSWCVERTLGHNFRFVELANDINEHMPDHVVRRITMALNEERRSVNGSRILLLGLSYKKNTGDARESPSVRVAQLLAAMGAEVLGADPHIVEATTIDGLVSRVEATPEVLASADAVVLLTDHDEFNFDEIVAHSKLILDCRHRLRGPHVEHL, from the coding sequence ATGCGCGTAGTAGTCGTGGGCCAGGGATACGTGGGCCTTCCGTTGTCGGTCCGCGCCGCACAGGTCGGCCACCAGGTCGTCGCGTACGACATCGACGAGATTCGGATAAAACGGCTCCTCACCGGCGAGTCCTACATCGAGGACATCTCCGACGAGGACCTGAATGCAATATTGGCGGCCGGCACTTTTCTTCCGTCGTCCGAAGCGCGCGCATGTGCAGCCTTCGACGTCGCGGTCATCGCAGTACCCACACCGCTCCGTGACGGCGCACCCGATCTCTGCTACATCGAACAGTCCGCGCACACGCTCGCGCGCTACCTACGACCCGGGGCGACCGTCATCGTGGAGTCGACGACGTACCCGGGAACCACCCAGGAACTGGTCGGCCCCATCCTCGAAGATGGCTCTGGATTGTTCGTCGGCACCGACTTTCACCTCGGGTACAGTCCCGAACGCATCGACCCCGGCAACACCACCTGGACTCTCGTCAACACGCCGAAGATCGTCTCGGGAGTGGACGAAGCATCTTTGGCAGCCGTTCGGGAGTTCTACGAAACCATCGTGGAGCAGACGATCCCGGTGGTTTCTCCGCGGGAGGCGGAGTTGGCCAAATTGTTGGAGAACACGTTCCGGCACGTGAACATCGCCCTTGTCAATGAGATCGCAATCTTCGCACACGAACTGGGTATCGACGTGTGGGACGCGATCGACGCGGCGTCGACCAAGCCGTTCGGATTCATGCGCTTCACGCCCGGACCGGGCGTCGGTGGGCACTGTCTGCCGATCGACCCGTCCTACCTGTCGTGGTGTGTCGAGCGGACGCTGGGCCACAACTTCCGATTCGTCGAGTTGGCAAACGACATCAACGAACATATGCCTGATCATGTGGTTCGGCGAATCACGATGGCACTCAACGAGGAAAGGCGCTCGGTCAACGGATCCCGCATCCTGCTGCTTGGCCTGTCGTACAAGAAGAACACCGGCGATGCGCGTGAGTCGCCGTCGGTGCGGGTCGCGCAGCTTCTCGCAGCGATGGGCGCGGAGGTACTCGGTGCCGATCCCCACATTGTGGAGGCGACCACCATCGACGGTCTGGTCAGCCGTGTCGAAGCCACCCCGGAGGTGTTGGCGTCTGCTGATGCGGTGGTTTTGCTGACCGACCACGACGAGTTCAACTTCGACGAGATCGTCGCTCATTCGAAGTTGATCCTGGACTGTCGCCATCGGCTGAGGGGTCCTCATGTCGAGCATCTGTGA
- a CDS encoding polysaccharide biosynthesis C-terminal domain-containing protein, producing MTVSRPEVARGLLGNSVALLATTQITALLGYAFWMLCAHWVPASVIGITNTVIAAMTLVAILAVAGYIPMLPRLLPGATAEERSGVCSAAFVLTVIVSGLVGVAAALLLPQRLHAAVGTGWLMVLVSTGAVGTAMLLVINAALLGVRRADLSLLGSVAASLARLIVIAAIVTSGVAAAGAGTSSVHTILIVWIVSLWISGVLSIWLLVRAAPGFRFSPGPMWFSLVWRSVAWDHVATLALRAPALALPILASAHLPPTEVGYLVVAVMIASAFLAVPGAVSNALLADCADDPARLRAQTRRALCFAAVLLIPPVIITCLLARVVLGLFGSGYADYSLVLILLLLSTFPDALINVALAALRVMRRLTEVAVVTVLGATITIGGTWLLMPSMGVSGAIVALFASQAIALAALSATLVRGSPVSAENVSGEHKDAPGLSGDESSEIVASGQLSNRRRDRVGRK from the coding sequence ATGACGGTGTCCCGCCCTGAAGTGGCCCGTGGCCTGCTGGGCAACAGCGTCGCGCTCCTGGCAACGACCCAGATCACGGCATTGCTCGGTTACGCGTTCTGGATGCTCTGCGCCCATTGGGTTCCCGCAAGTGTCATCGGTATCACCAACACGGTCATTGCGGCGATGACCCTGGTTGCAATCCTGGCTGTCGCGGGTTACATCCCGATGTTGCCTCGCCTGCTACCGGGAGCCACCGCTGAGGAACGCAGTGGCGTCTGCAGTGCAGCATTCGTTCTGACCGTCATTGTGTCAGGTCTGGTGGGTGTTGCGGCGGCGCTACTGCTTCCGCAGCGTCTCCACGCCGCAGTCGGCACCGGATGGTTGATGGTGCTGGTGAGCACTGGCGCGGTGGGTACCGCCATGCTGCTTGTGATCAACGCAGCGCTACTGGGCGTCCGCCGGGCCGATCTCTCCCTGTTGGGCAGCGTCGCCGCCAGCCTGGCCCGGCTCATAGTCATTGCGGCGATCGTGACCTCGGGTGTGGCCGCCGCTGGTGCCGGCACGAGTTCCGTTCACACCATTCTCATCGTGTGGATAGTCTCTCTCTGGATATCCGGAGTCCTGTCCATCTGGTTGCTCGTCCGCGCGGCACCTGGCTTTCGTTTCAGTCCCGGCCCGATGTGGTTCTCTCTTGTGTGGCGCTCAGTCGCCTGGGACCACGTAGCCACGCTCGCGCTCAGGGCACCGGCCTTGGCGTTACCGATCCTCGCCTCCGCGCATCTGCCGCCCACCGAGGTCGGATACCTGGTGGTGGCGGTGATGATCGCCAGTGCTTTTCTCGCGGTGCCCGGCGCCGTATCCAACGCCTTGCTGGCGGACTGCGCCGACGATCCGGCAAGGCTCCGAGCACAGACGCGACGTGCTCTGTGTTTCGCCGCCGTGCTGTTGATTCCCCCCGTCATAATCACCTGCCTGCTGGCTCGGGTGGTGCTGGGTCTCTTTGGTTCCGGCTATGCCGACTACAGCTTGGTGCTCATCCTGCTTCTGTTGTCCACCTTCCCCGATGCGCTGATCAACGTGGCGCTCGCGGCCCTGCGGGTGATGCGCCGACTAACTGAAGTCGCCGTCGTAACCGTGTTGGGGGCCACCATCACCATCGGTGGGACGTGGCTGTTGATGCCGAGTATGGGTGTGAGCGGGGCGATCGTGGCCCTGTTCGCTTCGCAGGCGATCGCGTTAGCCGCATTGTCTGCCACGCTGGTGCGTGGCTCCCCGGTCTCGGCCGAAAATGTCTCTGGCGAACACAAAGACGCGCCCGGTCTCAGCGGCGATGAGTCATCGGAGATCGTTGCCTCGGGCCAGCTGTCGAATCGACGCCGAGATCGAGTAGGTCGGAAATGA
- a CDS encoding glycosyltransferase family 2 protein translates to MSGQAARSATSRPASTVSLVIPVMNEARNIAWVLEQIPDGISELILVDGNSTDATLITARSCRPDIKIVPQDGVGKGSALRTGFLAATGDIIVMMDADGSMAPSEIKHYLHFLANGYDFVKGSRFIPGGGSLDITGFRRLGNRFLLGVFNTLYRAELTDLCYGFCAFHRRYLELLALSATGFEIEAEMVVRSMQAGLRVAEVPSLELPRRAGKSNLNSIRDGIRVLRTVLRGHRAGVSGFVVQAIRKQVHAGEPIGRTA, encoded by the coding sequence ATGTCTGGCCAAGCGGCTCGATCGGCCACGTCACGGCCGGCGTCGACCGTCAGCCTGGTCATCCCGGTAATGAATGAGGCACGCAATATCGCCTGGGTACTCGAACAGATACCCGACGGCATCAGCGAGCTCATTTTGGTCGACGGGAACTCGACAGACGCGACCCTGATCACCGCGCGAAGTTGCCGCCCAGACATCAAGATCGTGCCCCAGGACGGAGTGGGCAAAGGGAGCGCCCTGAGGACCGGGTTCCTGGCGGCAACAGGCGACATCATCGTGATGATGGATGCGGACGGCAGCATGGCGCCCTCCGAAATCAAGCACTACCTGCATTTCCTCGCCAACGGATACGACTTCGTGAAGGGGTCGCGCTTTATTCCGGGCGGAGGATCGTTGGACATCACAGGCTTCCGGCGGCTGGGAAATCGCTTTCTGCTCGGTGTGTTCAACACCTTGTATCGGGCCGAACTCACCGACCTCTGCTACGGCTTCTGTGCGTTTCACCGTCGATACCTCGAACTCTTAGCGCTCTCGGCGACGGGCTTCGAGATCGAGGCCGAAATGGTGGTGCGGTCGATGCAGGCGGGCCTGCGAGTCGCAGAGGTTCCGAGTCTGGAGCTGCCAAGGCGAGCAGGCAAATCCAATCTCAATTCGATTCGAGATGGCATCAGGGTGTTGCGAACTGTGCTTCGAGGTCATCGTGCTGGGGTCAGCGGCTTTGTCGTACAAGCGATCCGCAAACAGGTTCATGCCGGCGAGCCCATCGGGAGAACGGCGTGA
- a CDS encoding glycosyltransferase family 4 protein — MSAPGTENMAPYPDDASEPLDGLRILHAMDSFLPNVGGLELSIAALARMQARRGRVVAMATARHPGASDREDMDGVEVHRLPMAMAHLPGAYASPTHLFFPPVPDPLFARAFAEIIRHFRPDVIHVRGWILYSVLGPAHRAGVPVVASAHDHGQVCSTKIMLHHGSSLCSGPELGKCISCARSHYGLKGIPLAAGLHQLGSRRHREVAQWTATSSALAARGSAPRPADRGVMTVIPTFIDDDLLALASDERTAERPDFVPQTGPYLFYAGALGAYKGVDVLLDAHARLRADGIKVPLVLAGLPRDDFPLEERPGVVVATNIPQQAVVAAWRHAIAGVVPSVVPEGFGRVAVECLAAGTPCVVSALGGLLDIVTDEIDGLHVPPGDAAALAGAIRRLLGDEALRSRLAAAGPAKAASFTLSQVAPRVDAVYLQVLADADKSQESSPRTRSGRGNRCRNPAAAEVV, encoded by the coding sequence ATGTCAGCCCCAGGGACCGAGAACATGGCGCCGTACCCGGATGACGCAAGCGAACCGCTCGATGGGCTGAGAATCCTGCACGCCATGGACAGCTTCCTGCCCAATGTCGGCGGGCTCGAGCTCTCGATTGCGGCACTGGCCCGGATGCAAGCGAGGCGTGGCCGGGTGGTCGCGATGGCGACTGCCCGGCACCCGGGTGCGTCGGACCGAGAAGATATGGACGGCGTCGAAGTGCATCGGCTTCCGATGGCGATGGCTCACCTGCCGGGAGCCTATGCCTCACCGACGCATCTCTTTTTTCCACCTGTCCCAGATCCGTTGTTCGCACGCGCATTTGCCGAGATCATCCGCCACTTCCGCCCGGATGTGATCCACGTGCGGGGGTGGATTCTCTACAGTGTGCTCGGTCCTGCGCATCGTGCGGGCGTCCCCGTTGTCGCGAGCGCGCACGACCACGGTCAGGTGTGTTCCACCAAGATCATGTTGCACCATGGGAGCAGCCTCTGTTCCGGACCGGAGCTCGGAAAGTGCATCAGCTGCGCCCGCTCGCACTACGGACTCAAGGGCATTCCACTGGCGGCCGGTCTGCATCAGCTGGGCTCGCGGCGGCATCGCGAGGTCGCGCAATGGACGGCCACCTCCTCCGCTCTCGCTGCTCGCGGTTCGGCGCCTCGTCCCGCTGACCGCGGCGTGATGACAGTGATCCCGACGTTCATCGACGATGACCTGCTCGCCCTTGCCAGTGACGAGCGGACCGCCGAGCGGCCCGACTTCGTCCCACAAACGGGGCCCTACCTGTTCTACGCGGGAGCGCTCGGGGCATACAAAGGTGTCGATGTGCTGCTCGATGCTCACGCTCGCCTCCGCGCGGACGGGATCAAGGTTCCGCTCGTTCTTGCGGGGCTGCCACGAGACGATTTCCCGTTGGAAGAGCGGCCCGGGGTCGTTGTCGCGACGAACATCCCGCAACAGGCGGTGGTCGCCGCGTGGCGGCACGCCATAGCCGGCGTCGTGCCGAGCGTGGTTCCCGAGGGGTTCGGACGCGTCGCAGTGGAATGCCTTGCGGCGGGCACACCCTGCGTGGTGTCGGCGCTTGGCGGTCTGTTGGACATCGTCACCGACGAAATCGACGGGCTACATGTACCACCCGGCGACGCGGCCGCACTGGCCGGCGCAATACGGCGCCTGCTCGGTGACGAGGCTCTGCGGTCCCGGCTGGCTGCGGCGGGGCCGGCGAAAGCGGCCAGCTTCACGTTGTCACAGGTGGCGCCTCGAGTCGATGCCGTTTACCTGCAGGTCCTCGCCGACGCCGACAAGAGCCAGGAATCCAGCCCGAGAACTCGGTCCGGGAGAGGAAATCGATGTCGAAACCCCGCTGCAGCAGAGGTGGTGTGA
- a CDS encoding polysaccharide deacetylase family protein, translating to MPVTAELTAIPMVWMYHSIALYSEDPYEVTMTPQRFEKQMRWLRRRGLRGVSMGELLQAKAAGRARRLVGLTFDDGYQDFLTTAMPLIQRFGFTATVFVLAGRLGGENEWSRPGPAKALLTADEVGEIHKAGMEIGSHGLKHISLVGADDAQLRDEVVRSRAILADLLGWQVRGFCYPYGSLDARVVEAARTAGYDYSCAVRPTQSIGRQAIPRTLVHEGDTALRLYAKHLVSTLAVGNRYGVRRYRGVQ from the coding sequence ATGCCTGTGACCGCAGAGTTGACCGCCATACCCATGGTGTGGATGTACCACTCGATTGCGCTTTACAGCGAGGATCCCTACGAGGTCACCATGACCCCGCAGCGGTTCGAGAAGCAGATGCGGTGGCTTCGTAGAAGAGGTCTGCGGGGCGTTTCGATGGGAGAGTTGCTCCAGGCGAAGGCAGCGGGCCGGGCACGCCGGCTGGTCGGGTTGACCTTCGACGATGGCTACCAGGACTTCCTCACGACTGCGATGCCATTGATTCAGCGATTCGGTTTCACCGCAACAGTATTCGTCCTTGCGGGGCGGCTCGGCGGCGAGAATGAATGGAGTAGGCCCGGCCCGGCCAAGGCGCTGTTGACCGCTGATGAGGTAGGCGAGATTCACAAGGCAGGAATGGAAATCGGCTCACACGGACTGAAGCACATCTCGTTGGTGGGTGCCGACGACGCGCAGTTGCGTGATGAGGTCGTGCGTAGTCGGGCGATCTTGGCGGACCTACTCGGGTGGCAGGTACGAGGGTTCTGCTATCCCTATGGGTCTCTGGATGCCCGCGTCGTGGAAGCTGCTCGGACCGCGGGTTACGACTACTCCTGTGCGGTCAGACCAACCCAATCCATTGGTCGCCAGGCTATTCCGCGGACTTTGGTGCACGAGGGCGACACAGCGCTGCGACTGTACGCCAAGCACCTGGTCTCAACACTCGCCGTCGGCAATCGCTACGGTGTTCGGCGCTACCGAGGAGTGCAATGA
- a CDS encoding glycosyltransferase family 4 protein — translation METYVGSAAAALAAEGVEVSVITQAPRSAALPRQEMRDGYAIERHRLPVTDIYDVPSLSAARAASKRGRFDVVWLHSYHTPLAWLAAEQVKGPMVLTPHYHGVGHTPVRHALHRAYRPAGRRLMAMSRRIVVDTDSEASLVLRHFAGQVQREQIAIIPPVVTDPTRGQQRSNDQSNIVLTVARQEPYKRTDLLVRAVALLNQRRISARLVVVGDGSALAAYRGLAARLGVEHLVTFTGSVDDETLGRWWASASVYASASLQEAYGIGLAGALSAGLPVVASAIPAHCEVISRAGPDAATRLCGGDVSDAEAASRYANAIVELLSLHDSREKRAIRCSLPSSAEVVEQLLETLTAASERARM, via the coding sequence ATGGAGACCTATGTAGGATCCGCAGCCGCCGCTCTGGCTGCGGAAGGCGTTGAGGTGAGCGTCATTACACAGGCACCGCGCAGCGCCGCACTGCCCCGGCAGGAGATGCGCGATGGATACGCCATCGAACGTCACCGGCTGCCCGTGACCGACATTTATGACGTGCCCTCGCTGTCCGCCGCCCGCGCAGCGTCGAAGCGCGGACGCTTCGACGTGGTGTGGCTGCACAGCTACCACACGCCGTTGGCTTGGCTGGCGGCCGAGCAGGTGAAGGGGCCTATGGTGCTGACTCCGCACTACCACGGAGTCGGTCACACCCCGGTGCGCCATGCGCTGCACCGCGCCTACCGGCCCGCTGGTCGCCGCCTCATGGCGATGAGCCGTCGAATCGTGGTGGACACCGATAGCGAGGCGAGTCTGGTACTTCGGCATTTCGCCGGCCAGGTGCAGCGAGAACAGATCGCCATCATCCCCCCGGTGGTGACAGATCCGACGCGTGGACAACAACGGTCCAACGACCAGTCCAACATCGTACTGACTGTGGCGCGCCAGGAACCCTACAAGCGCACCGACTTACTTGTGCGCGCTGTAGCACTCCTGAATCAACGTAGGATTTCCGCCCGACTCGTTGTTGTCGGCGACGGCTCTGCTCTGGCTGCCTACCGAGGGCTCGCAGCACGGCTCGGGGTTGAGCATCTGGTGACATTCACCGGATCGGTGGACGACGAGACATTGGGACGCTGGTGGGCGTCGGCTTCGGTGTACGCGAGTGCAAGTCTGCAGGAGGCGTACGGCATTGGACTCGCCGGGGCCCTCTCGGCTGGTTTGCCGGTGGTCGCCAGCGCTATTCCCGCCCATTGCGAAGTGATAAGTCGCGCCGGGCCGGATGCGGCAACGCGGTTGTGCGGAGGTGATGTCTCCGATGCCGAGGCGGCCTCTCGATATGCCAATGCAATCGTCGAACTGCTCAGCCTGCATGACTCCCGTGAGAAGCGTGCAATTCGTTGCTCCCTACCCAGTTCAGCCGAGGTGGTCGAGCAGCTTCTTGAGACGCTGACTGCGGCGAGCGAGCGAGCGAGAATGTGA
- a CDS encoding acyltransferase, with amino-acid sequence MVGDMTQRYAADSESSSSPAGQVDSSPDGLSRVGPTRAQFRPDIEGMRAIAVFLVILFHAYHLPFTAGFVGVDVFFVISGFLITSLLLREQTRVGRISLSGFYARRTRRILPASTLVVLVTLFATYHWLGFIAGNSVANDAKWTAIFGANLHFGWVRTDYFGAQSPPSPLQHMWSLGVEEQFYAVWPGLLLIVALLARGARYRRVLAAAVSVIIAASLIWSVAQTSVNQTWAYFSPLTRAWELALGALVAVLAPSIARLRPAWAAQALAVLGLAGIFISAIVFTSETRYPGYAAILPVVGSAVLIAAGCANQETFVGRILSARPMQWVGARSYSLYLWHWPLLIIPAQYAGRDLSVLENTGLVLVTVVASAATYRLVENPVRRAGMFTSRTGMTLILGAILVAVTILLAQWQLASHYGTWNVFV; translated from the coding sequence ATGGTGGGCGACATGACACAGAGATATGCCGCCGACTCCGAAAGTTCTTCTTCGCCGGCGGGGCAAGTCGACAGCTCCCCGGATGGGCTGAGTCGTGTCGGGCCAACGCGCGCTCAGTTTCGGCCAGACATCGAGGGCATGCGGGCGATCGCGGTCTTCCTGGTGATACTTTTTCACGCTTACCACCTGCCATTCACCGCCGGGTTTGTCGGGGTGGATGTGTTTTTCGTGATCTCTGGTTTCCTGATCACGAGCCTGCTTCTCAGAGAGCAGACGCGTGTAGGCCGAATCTCGCTGTCCGGTTTCTACGCCAGACGCACCAGGCGGATACTGCCAGCCTCCACTTTGGTGGTGCTCGTGACGTTGTTCGCCACCTATCACTGGCTCGGGTTCATTGCCGGGAACAGTGTGGCCAACGATGCCAAGTGGACAGCGATTTTCGGGGCCAACCTCCATTTCGGTTGGGTCCGCACCGATTACTTCGGAGCGCAGTCGCCGCCGTCGCCTCTGCAGCACATGTGGTCATTGGGCGTCGAGGAGCAGTTTTACGCCGTGTGGCCGGGTTTATTGTTGATTGTCGCTCTGCTCGCACGCGGTGCGCGTTATCGCAGGGTGTTGGCCGCGGCGGTTTCGGTGATCATCGCAGCCTCGCTGATCTGGTCCGTGGCCCAAACCTCGGTCAATCAAACATGGGCGTACTTCTCACCGTTGACCCGGGCGTGGGAGTTGGCGCTGGGGGCGCTCGTCGCGGTTTTGGCTCCGTCGATCGCGAGACTGAGACCTGCATGGGCCGCACAGGCTCTGGCTGTCCTTGGACTAGCCGGAATCTTCATCTCCGCAATAGTTTTCACTTCAGAAACTCGTTACCCGGGATACGCCGCCATTCTGCCGGTGGTCGGAAGTGCGGTGTTGATCGCCGCCGGATGCGCAAATCAGGAGACCTTCGTCGGACGGATCCTGTCGGCGCGACCGATGCAATGGGTTGGGGCCCGGTCGTACTCGTTGTACCTGTGGCACTGGCCACTTCTGATCATCCCTGCGCAATATGCGGGCAGAGATCTGAGCGTGCTCGAGAACACCGGCTTGGTGCTGGTCACCGTAGTGGCATCGGCAGCAACCTATCGGCTTGTCGAGAATCCGGTGCGGCGAGCCGGGATGTTCACCTCACGCACCGGAATGACTCTGATTTTGGGGGCGATCCTAGTGGCAGTGACGATCCTGCTGGCGCAGTGGCAGCTCGCCTCCCACTACGGAACCTGGAACGTTTTCGTCTAA
- a CDS encoding SGNH hydrolase domain-containing protein: MASILTIVLTSCSTYGGTEIPSYQANEAVAGSEVSGLATQSYATTDEVIAAVAAAQQTQELPSAAAQQLATLSQGQVQDGPENCFDRREMNAVTPDATFGECAYGDPEGTKQMVIYGDSRAPMWAASLERVAAVSGWQLRVFAKGGCPAADLSFENNETNAPDPDCDAFRSAAIEEIRKLQPQLVVTASHAGHRLANGEMPTNLQWQAGWESTFQKLAQPGSQLAILGAIPNWDTNGAQCVAAHARDIQACSTERANAVSPYFDAEREAASAAGVLYVDTVPWVCTERCQPVIADTIVYYNPYHFTKGYADYLSGAVADALKPVMA, from the coding sequence GTGGCCTCGATCCTGACCATCGTCCTGACCTCATGCTCGACGTATGGCGGCACCGAGATTCCCTCGTATCAAGCGAATGAAGCGGTCGCTGGTTCTGAGGTTTCTGGTCTGGCCACGCAGAGTTACGCCACAACTGACGAAGTGATCGCTGCCGTGGCGGCAGCCCAGCAGACCCAGGAACTACCGAGTGCTGCTGCCCAACAACTGGCGACGCTGAGCCAAGGCCAGGTTCAAGACGGACCTGAGAATTGCTTCGATAGGCGCGAGATGAACGCCGTGACACCAGACGCCACGTTTGGCGAGTGCGCCTACGGTGACCCCGAGGGCACCAAACAGATGGTCATCTATGGCGATTCACGTGCGCCGATGTGGGCGGCCAGCCTGGAGCGGGTTGCGGCCGTCAGCGGGTGGCAGCTGCGTGTGTTTGCCAAAGGTGGCTGCCCTGCGGCCGATCTGTCCTTCGAGAACAACGAGACCAACGCACCTGATCCAGATTGCGACGCATTTCGTTCGGCCGCTATCGAGGAAATCCGCAAGCTCCAACCGCAACTGGTGGTCACCGCGAGCCATGCCGGACACCGGCTGGCAAACGGTGAGATGCCGACAAACCTGCAATGGCAGGCCGGCTGGGAATCGACGTTTCAAAAGCTGGCTCAGCCCGGAAGTCAACTGGCGATTCTCGGGGCGATTCCCAACTGGGACACAAACGGTGCGCAGTGCGTCGCCGCCCATGCACGCGACATACAGGCATGCAGCACCGAGCGGGCCAACGCAGTGTCACCGTACTTCGACGCTGAGCGCGAAGCGGCATCGGCGGCAGGTGTGCTCTACGTCGATACCGTGCCGTGGGTGTGCACCGAGAGGTGTCAGCCGGTCATTGCCGACACCATCGTCTACTACAACCCCTATCACTTCACGAAGGGCTACGCGGATTACTTGTCCGGTGCGGTGGCCGACGCACTAAAACCCGTGATGGCGTAG
- a CDS encoding glycosyltransferase codes for MSYYTALLTSALAEQGPVAVLLLRRLCPRALYPGRARVGRTDGALPLPQVPVFNGLDWFWGFSAVRAWRFWRSIRPSVVVLQWWTGTVLHSYLSMAWLAKRAGARLVIEFHELQDVGEASLPLAGRYTRAGMQLLLRRADAIVVHSEFDQHELRRAYPQFAQLPIEVIQHGPYTHHVGTAQPDGRVSQRRCPTKRGGPIRVLIFGVVRPYKGHAELAAAIPILKASGLDIHLSVVGEVWQDYRRPLKELRAALPADRLTIVDRYVADDEVPGFFSAADLIVLPYRRSSASGPLHIAMSCGLPVVTTSVGGLVEATAGYTGAVLVSPCDPTALAEGIRKALPLIGITHTDPHSWRWSAQRYVSLLNRIDADWICSAPVAESRAEEASVPVELV; via the coding sequence GTGAGTTACTACACGGCGCTACTCACGTCGGCTCTGGCTGAGCAAGGACCGGTGGCGGTGCTGCTGCTGCGCAGGCTGTGCCCCCGCGCCCTGTACCCAGGTCGGGCGCGGGTGGGAAGAACGGACGGTGCGTTGCCGCTGCCGCAAGTCCCGGTTTTTAATGGGCTGGACTGGTTCTGGGGCTTCTCGGCGGTGCGTGCCTGGCGCTTCTGGCGAAGTATCCGACCCAGTGTGGTGGTCTTGCAATGGTGGACCGGGACGGTGCTTCACAGCTACTTGTCCATGGCCTGGCTGGCCAAACGAGCGGGCGCTCGACTCGTGATCGAGTTCCATGAGCTGCAAGATGTCGGAGAGGCGAGTTTGCCTCTGGCAGGGCGATATACACGCGCGGGCATGCAGCTCCTGCTGCGTCGCGCAGATGCCATCGTCGTGCACTCTGAATTCGATCAACACGAACTTCGGCGCGCCTATCCACAGTTCGCACAGTTGCCGATCGAAGTGATCCAGCATGGGCCATACACGCATCACGTAGGAACGGCGCAACCCGACGGTCGCGTCTCACAGCGACGCTGTCCGACGAAGCGGGGCGGTCCAATTCGCGTGCTCATCTTCGGAGTGGTGCGGCCGTATAAGGGCCATGCTGAGCTCGCGGCGGCGATTCCCATCCTCAAGGCGTCGGGTCTCGATATTCACCTGAGTGTCGTGGGCGAGGTCTGGCAGGACTACCGACGACCGCTGAAAGAACTGAGGGCGGCCCTTCCGGCAGATCGGCTGACGATAGTCGACCGGTACGTTGCCGACGATGAGGTTCCCGGGTTCTTCTCTGCCGCTGACCTTATCGTGCTTCCCTACCGCCGATCGTCGGCCTCCGGTCCGCTGCATATCGCAATGAGTTGTGGGCTGCCGGTAGTGACCACGTCGGTAGGTGGGCTTGTCGAGGCAACTGCCGGATACACAGGAGCTGTGCTCGTTTCTCCGTGTGATCCGACCGCTCTGGCTGAGGGGATTCGGAAGGCGCTGCCGCTCATAGGCATCACCCACACGGACCCGCATTCGTGGCGTTGGAGTGCTCAGCGGTATGTATCTCTGCTCAACCGAATCGACGCAGACTGGATCTGCAGCGCGCCAGTTGCAGAAAGTCGTGCGGAAGAAGCCAGTGTGCCGGTAGAGCTCGTATGA